In Patagioenas fasciata isolate bPatFas1 chromosome 11, bPatFas1.hap1, whole genome shotgun sequence, the following proteins share a genomic window:
- the RAB39B gene encoding ras-related protein Rab-39B isoform X1, whose product MEAIWLYQFRLIVIGDSTVGKSCLIRRFTEGRFAQISDPTVGVDFFSRLVEIEPGKRIKLQIWDTAGQERFRSITRAYYRNSVGGLLLFDITNRRSFQNVHEWLEETKVHVQPYQIVFVLVGHKCDLDTQRQVTRHEAEKLAAAYGMKYIETSARDAINVEKAFTDLTRDIYELVKRGEISIQEGWEGVKSGFVPNVVHSSEEVVKSDRRCLC is encoded by the exons ATGGAGGCCATCTGGCTGTACCAGTTCCGCCTCATCGTCATCGGCGACTCCACCGTGGGCAAGTCCTGCCTCATCCGCCGCTTCACCGAGGGCCGCTTCGCCCAGATCTCCGACCCCACGGTGGGCGTGgatttcttctccaggctggtggAGATCGAGCCGGGCAAGAggatcaagctgcagatctgggaCACGGCCGGGCAGGAGCGGTTCCG GTCCATCACCAGAGCCTACTACAGGAACTCGGTTGGCGGACTCCTCCTCTTTGACATTACAAACCGCCGGTCCTTCCAGAACGTCCACGAGTGGCTAGAAGAGACCAAGGTGCACGTCCAGCCCTACCAGATCGTCTTCGTTTTGGTAGGTCACAAGTGTGACCTTGACACACAGCGACAAGTCACCAGGCACGAGGCTGAGAAACTGGCTGCTGCATATGGTATGAAGTACATTGAGACCTCAGCTCGGGATGCCATAAACGTGGAGAAGGCCTTCACGGATCTGACTCGAGATATATACGAGCTTGTTAAAAGGGGGGAAATTTCGATCcaggagggatgggaaggggTAAAGAGTGGGTTTGTCCCAAACGTAGTGCACTCTTCAGAAGAAGTGGTGAAATCAGATAGGCGATGTTTGTGCTGA
- the VBP1 gene encoding prefoldin subunit 3 isoform X1 gives MKQPGNETADVVLKKLDEQYQKYKFLELNLAQKKRRLKSQIPEIKQTLDILKHMQKKKDSTNPMETRFLLADNLYCKATIPPTDKVCLWLGANVMLEYDIDEAQALLEKNLSTATRNLDLLEEDLDFLRDQFTTTEVNMARVYNWDVKRRNKQDPSKNKA, from the exons ATGAAACAGCCTGGAAATGAGACAGCAGATGTAGTTCTTAAGAAGCTGGATGAACAGTATCAGAAGTATAAATTTTTGGAACTTAATCTTGCTCAAAAGAAAAGGAG GCTAAAAAGTCAGATTCCTGAAATTAAACAGACATTAGACATTTTAAAACACATGCAGAAGAAAAAG GATTCCACAAATCCAATGGAAACCAGATTTTTATTGGCAGATAATCTCTACTGCAAAGCTACAATTCCTCCTACAGATAAAGTTTGTTTGTGGTTGGGG gccaaTGTAATGCTTGAATATGATATTGATGAAGCTCAGGCTCTGTTAGAGAAGAATTTGTCAACAGCCACAAGAAACCTTGATCTTCTAGAGGAAGACCTGGATTTTCTTAGAGATCAGTTCACCACTACAGAAGTCa ATATGGCTAGAGTTTATAATTGGGACGTAAAGAGAAGAAACAAGCAAGACCCTTCCAAAAACAAAGCATAG
- the VBP1 gene encoding prefoldin subunit 3 isoform X2, whose protein sequence is MAAATSSETGCGGAAADKRGPLGIPQAVFVEDVDSFMKQPGNETADVVLKKLDEQYQKYKFLELNLAQKKRRLKSQIPEIKQTLDILKHMQKKKDSTNPMETRFLLADNLYCKATIPPTDKVCLWLGANVMLEYDIDEAQALLEKNLSTATRNLDLLEEDLDFLRDQFTTTEVNMARVYNWDVKRRNKQDPSKNKA, encoded by the exons atggcggcggccacCAGCAGCGAGACGGggtgcggcggggcggcggccgaCAAGCGCGGCCCCCTGGGCATCCCCCAGGCGGTCTTCGTG gaagatgtagATTCTTTTATGAAACAGCCTGGAAATGAGACAGCAGATGTAGTTCTTAAGAAGCTGGATGAACAGTATCAGAAGTATAAATTTTTGGAACTTAATCTTGCTCAAAAGAAAAGGAG GCTAAAAAGTCAGATTCCTGAAATTAAACAGACATTAGACATTTTAAAACACATGCAGAAGAAAAAG GATTCCACAAATCCAATGGAAACCAGATTTTTATTGGCAGATAATCTCTACTGCAAAGCTACAATTCCTCCTACAGATAAAGTTTGTTTGTGGTTGGGG gccaaTGTAATGCTTGAATATGATATTGATGAAGCTCAGGCTCTGTTAGAGAAGAATTTGTCAACAGCCACAAGAAACCTTGATCTTCTAGAGGAAGACCTGGATTTTCTTAGAGATCAGTTCACCACTACAGAAGTCa ATATGGCTAGAGTTTATAATTGGGACGTAAAGAGAAGAAACAAGCAAGACCCTTCCAAAAACAAAGCATAG
- the RAB39B gene encoding ras-related protein Rab-39B isoform X2, producing MEAIWLYQFRLIVIGDSTVGKSCLIRRFTEGRFAQISDPTVGVDFFSRLVEIEPGKRIKLQIWDTAGQERFRSITRAYYRNSVGGLLLFDITNRRSFQNVHEWLEETKVHVQPYQIVFVLVGHKCDLDTQRQVTRHEAEKLAAAYVLFLLCRAGILSGNSCSSSNYSMHFYASTA from the exons ATGGAGGCCATCTGGCTGTACCAGTTCCGCCTCATCGTCATCGGCGACTCCACCGTGGGCAAGTCCTGCCTCATCCGCCGCTTCACCGAGGGCCGCTTCGCCCAGATCTCCGACCCCACGGTGGGCGTGgatttcttctccaggctggtggAGATCGAGCCGGGCAAGAggatcaagctgcagatctgggaCACGGCCGGGCAGGAGCGGTTCCG GTCCATCACCAGAGCCTACTACAGGAACTCGGTTGGCGGACTCCTCCTCTTTGACATTACAAACCGCCGGTCCTTCCAGAACGTCCACGAGTGGCTAGAAGAGACCAAGGTGCACGTCCAGCCCTACCAGATCGTCTTCGTTTTGGTAGGTCACAAGTGTGACCTTGACACACAGCGACAAGTCACCAGGCACGAGGCTGAGAAACTGGCTGCTGCATATG TGCTTTTCTTGTTGTGCCGAGCTGGGATTCTAAGTGGCAACTCCTGTTCCAGTAGTAATTATTCCATGCATTTTTACGCATCTACTGCCTAG